Genomic DNA from Peribacillus simplex:
TGCCTGTTTTTTAAAAATTCCGGCTTATTTAATACCGTATTTTTTGTTGAAACGATCAACACGTCCGCCAGCTTCAGCGAATTTTTGACGACCAGTATAGAATGGATGGCACTCTGAACAAGTCTCAACTTTGATCTCTTCTTTAACTGAACCAGTTTCAAAAGTGTTTCCGCAAGAGCAAATTACTTTTGAAAGCTTATAATTTGGATGAATTCCAGTTTTCATTCTTTTCAGCTCCTTATGCCCTGAATCATTCGAAACAGAGTTATATACTTCAAGTTGAGGGAAAAACACCCTCACATTTATTGTAAAAACACATGAACTCATTATAACAACTTAAGACTAGTTGTGCAACTGTTTGTTTCTTACAGGGTTTAAGAACGTTTTACGCTCGCTGGCCCCTTTTTCATTTCTGACATCTCTTCATCCAGCTTACTGAAAAATTCTTCATTACCTTTTGTCTGTTTTAGGCGGCGAAGGAATTTCTCCGAGAAATCAGGTGAATCTGACATCGTTTTCCTAATGGCCCATAGTTTATCCAGGCGATCTTTCGGAATTAACAATTCTTCTTTACGAGTGCCTGAGCGACGAATATCGATTGCCGGGAAGATGCGTCTTTCGGCAAGGGCACGATCTAAATGCAGCTCCATATTGCCTGTACCTTTAAATTCTTCATAAATGACATCGTCCATTCTTGAACCCGTATCCACCAATGCTGTAGCTAGGATCGTCAGGCTGCCGCCTTCCTCTATATTCCTCGCCGCACCGAAAAAGCGTTTTGGGCGGTGGAATGCAGCAGGGTCAATCCCCCCTGACAGCGTACGCCCGCTTGGCGGAATGACAAGGTTGTAAGCACGGGCAAGTCGAGTGATGCTGTCCATTAAAATGATGACATCCCGTTTATGCTCCACAAGGCGCATGGCTCGTTCTAATACCAGCTCAGCCACCTTGATATGGTTTTCCGGCACTTCATCGAAAGTTGAACTTACCACGTCTCCTGCGACGGAACGTTCAATGTCTGTCACTTCTTCCGGGCGTTCATCGATCAACAGCACAATCAATTCCGATTCGGGATGGTTTGTGGTTATCGCATTGGCAATTTCCTTGATGAGCATCGTTTTACCGGCTTTTGGCGGTGCGACAATCAGACCACGCTGCCCAAAACCGACCGGTGCCAGGACATCCATAATCCTGGTCGATAAGTTCTTCGGTGTCGTTTCCAGTTTAATTTGCCTGTTTGGATACAGCGGTGTTAAACCTGGAAAGTGGACACGCTCTTTAGCTGATTCCGGATTATCGCCATTGACTGCTTCGACATGCAGCAATCCATAATAGCGCTCGTTTTCTTTAGGAGGCCTTACCTTACCGGAGACTTTATCTCCATTTCGCAAATCGAACCTGCGGATCTGTGAAGCAGAAATATAAATATCCTCCGAGCTTGGAGAATAATTAATTGGACGCAGGAAACCGAAGCCCTCTGAAGGTATGATCTCTAAAACGCCCTCCATGAATAGAAGACCATCCTGCTCAGCTTGTGCTTTCAGGATAGCGAAAATAAGTTCCTTTTTTGAAAGTTTGCTGTAATAGGAAACTTTATATTCACGGGCGTGCTCATATAGATCCTTTAGTTTCATGTTTTCTAAATTAGAAATAGTTAAATTCATTATGACACCACACTTTTATTAATTAAACGTTTTCACCCATACTGAAAAAGAATTGGTTTGTTAGATGGAAGAAAAACCGCAATCCATGTACCCGACCAGAGTTTTCTTAGAAAGGATGATACATTTTTACATGTAAAGAAGAAAATTATTTGAAGGCTTCTTGAAGTTTGGAGTGAAAGGGCAGATTTTAAATTATCAATAGTAGACCAAGCTTTATTTTACTTTTTTTATTTTAATTATTCAACTTAAATTTTTTTAAAGAGAAAGCGAGCGATGAAACCGCTCGCTTTTTAAAAGTGATTTTTCTAAAAAACGCTATCAGTCAATCAAACCATTCGGTTTAATCTTAAGACTGTGGCGCCCATCAATGAATCGAACGGTACCAGATTTAGCACGCATGACCACGGATTGGGTTTCACCGTAATGGCCTTTGAATTGTACACCGCGTAAAAGTTCTCCATCAGTCACACCTGTTGCAGCAAAAATTGCGTCATCTCCGCGAACAAGGTCTTCCATTCTGAGGACTTTTCCTAAATCAAGGCCCATTTTTACACAGCGTGCCACTTCTTCATCACTATGAGGAACGAGCTTACCCTGAATTTCCCCTCCAAGGCATTTCAAGGCAACGGCTGCAATAACTCCCTCTGGAGCTCCGCCAGATCCGAATAGGATATCAACACCGGTAAGATCGAAGGCCGTATTTATGGCTCCTGCTACATCTCCATCGTTGATCAACTTGATACGTGCGCCCGCCTCACGAAGTTCATGAATGATCTTCGAATGACGATCACGGTTCAATACTGTGGCAACCACGTCTTGGATATCTTTATTCTTTGCCTTGGCTACCGCTTTCAGGTTGTCCAATACGGAAGCATTGATATCAATCTGACCAACAGCCTCTGGTCCGACAGCTATTTTATCCATATACATATCCGGGGCATGAAGCAAGTTCCCCTTATCGGCTATCGCCAATACAGCCAATGCATTCCAGCCGCCAGATGCAACGATGTTCGTTCCTTCCAAAGGATCGACCGCAACATCCACTAGCGGCCCAAGACCCGTACCAAGTTTTTCGCCAATATAAAGCATTGGCGCTTCATCCATTTCCCCTTCACCGATTACAACCGTTCCTTGCATGGGAATAGTATTGAAAACATCCCGCATCGCAGTCGTTGCTGCATCATCTGCTTCGTCTTTCTTTCCTCTTCCCATCCAACGAGCTGAATTCAGTGCCGCCGCCTCTGTTACGCGGACAAGCTCCATCGATAAACTTCTTTCCATTTCCGGTTCCCCCTCATGTACACTAGCATGATTTATTTATATATTAGTATAACACATTATATCATTTATAGTAACACAATGAGGTAACAAGAAAAGGGATCAGCTTTTAAGCTGCTCCACTTCTTCTTGCGTCATTTCTTCACGCCAAATCGTCGCTCCCAAACCTGAAAGTTTTTCAACAAGATGGCTATATCCGCGATCTATATGTTCAAGCCCGGTCACTTCCGTAATCCCTTCAGCCATTAAACCGGCAATTACAAGAGCTGCCCCGGCACGTAAATCGCTTGCCTTCACTTTTGCCCCATGAAGTTGTACAGGACCATCGACGATGGCTGCCCTGCCCTCGACTTTGATCTTCGCATTCATGCGTCGCAGTTCATCAATATGCTTGAATCGTGCCCCATATATCGTATCTGTCACCATGCTAGAACCGCTTGCTTTTGTTAAGAGGGAAGTGAAAGGTTGCTGAAGATCTGTTGGGAATCCAGGGTAAACCAATGTCTTGATATCAACGGATTTATATTTTTCTCCCGGTGAGACAAATATCTGGTCATCACCCGCTTCAATATTAATCCCCATTTCCCTTAATTTAGCAGTCAATGACTCCAAATGCTGGGGAATGACATTATCGATCAGAATCCCTTCACCAACAGCAGCGGCTAAAATCATGAAAGTACCGGCCTCAATCCGATCCGGTATGATCGTATGCTTGCACCCATGCAAACTTTCCACACCATCAATCCGAATGATATCCGTTCCTGCACCCTTTATTTTCGCTCCCATATTGGTCAACAGTGTGGCAACATCGATGATTTCCGGTTCTTTTGCAGCATTTTCAATCACAGTGCGGCCTTTGGCCAAAACGGCGGCAAGCATGATGTTGATCGTTGCCCCCACACTAACGACATCCAAATATATGCGTGCTCCACGGAGCTCGTCCGCCCTAAGGTAAATGGCTCCTTGTTCATTCGTCACTTGAGCGCCTAGTGCTTCGAACCCCTTAATATGCTGATCTATCGGACGGGGTCCTAAATGGCAGCCTCCAGGCAAGCCGATCACTGCCTTTTTGAATTTGCCAAGCATTGCCCCCATCAAATAATAAGAGGCACGTAACTTCTTGACCCTTCCATTGGGAAGAGGCATTGAAATCATCCTGCTTGGGTTGACTGTCATTTCCCCTTCATCAAAGGATACCTCACCGCCAATTTCCTCCATCAACGCTTTCAGCATCTGTACATCCGAGATATCAGGCAAGCCTTCAATCGTTACGGGAGAATCCGCTAAAATTGTTGCCGGAATGAGGGCAACCGCACTATTTTTTGCTCCGCTGACACGAATGCTTCCCTTTAGAGGATAGCCACCGGCAATTTTAAGTTTTTCCATAATAAACTCCCTTCCACGCTAAGCACTTAGAAGCTACTTTCAAAAGTAATATTTTACCACAGGAAAATTGCATAATCCGACAACATTTACTATCTAGTTCTTTAGTTTACACAAAAGTAGAAAATTCATGTAAAAAAAGATAAAAATTTCTAATTTATGTTAATTTTTTTAAAAGGGTGCAATCTATAGCGACTTAGCGGCAAGGCATTATGCTTCAGTACGTGAATTCCAATCGTTCAAGAAAGCTTCAATCCCTTTATCCGTTAATGGGTGGTGGAATAATTGCATCAAAACTTTATAAGGGATCGTTGCAATATGTGCCCCTTTAAGAGCCGCTTCTGTAATATGCATCGGATGGCGGATGGAAGCTGCAATGATCTCAGCGTTGATATCATGGATAGCAAATATGTCAGCAATATCCGAAATTAAATCCAAACCATTTTGGCCGATGTCGTCCAGGCGTCCTAAAAATGGCGATACATAAGTTGCTCCAGCCCTAGCTGCCAATAAAGCTTGGTTGGCACTGAAAATAAGCGTGACATTAGTTTTGACGCCTTGTTTCGTAAGTGCTGAAACAGCCTTCAAGCCGTCTGGCGTCATTGGCACTTTAATCGTGATATTAGGTGCAATTGCAACGAGTTCCTTGGCTTCAGCCATCATTCCTTCGAAATCAAGCGCAATGACTTCAGCAGAAACGGATTCCTTAACAAGGCTTGTGATTTCTTTTAGCCGGTCATGGAAAGAAACTCCCTTTTCTCTTGCAACAAGGGACGGGTTAGTCGTAACACCTGCTAAAACGCCAAGTTCGTGCGCTTGTTTGATTTCTTCCATGTTTGCTGTATCTATAAAGAATTTCATAAAATATCCTCCGTATGTAATCGATTTTTTATTTCCCTATATGCCTCTGAATTCTAATTGTTCTAAAAATGGAGCCCAGATTCAGCCCTGCATCTAAAAGAAACCATTAGGGGGGAGCCCCCCAATGGGAATATTGCCTTTATCATCTTACATTTATAGGGATGGAACCCTTATGTTACGTTTCTAAATCATGCTTTGCCGTTTGAACCGAATTCACGAATTTTGCCGATGACAGTTTCTTTAATAGCTTCACGGCCAGGTACCATGAATTTACGAGGATCGTACACTTCAGAATCGTTATTCAAAATTTCACGAACCGCTTTTGTGAACACAATTTGATTTTCCGTATTCACATTGATTTTTGATGTTCCAAGAGAAATCGCTTTTTGGATATCTTTCGTAGGTATGCCTGTACCGCCATGAAGAACAAGAGGTTTGTTCGTTAAATCCCGTACTTCTTCCATTTCTTTATAGCCAAGGTTAGGTTCACCTTTGTATGGTCCGTGAACGGATCCCAAAGCTGGAGCAAAACAGTCGACATTCGTTTCTTTAACTAACTGTTCACATTCTTGAGGGTCTGCATATACGACTCCATCAGCGATTACATCATCTTCTTGTCCGCCAACCGTGCCCACTTCCGCTTCAACCGAAACATTCCGTGCGTGAGCGAATTCGACAACCTTCTTGGTTGTTTCGATATTTTCTTCGATCGGATGATGTGAAGCATCGATCATTACTGAAGTGAATCCGGCTTCGATAGCTTCCTTACATTTATCAAAACTTGAACCATGGTCAAGGTGAATCGCCACAGGAACAGTGATTTTCATGTCTTCCAACAATCCTTGAACCATCATGACAGTCGTTTTAAATCCACCCATATGACGGGCAGCACCTTCGGAAACACCAAGGATGACTGGAGATTTTTCTTGTTCTGCAGCAGCTAAAATGGCTTGAGTCCATTCAAGGTTATTGATATTGAATTGACCTACTGCATATTTTTCATCAAGGGCTTTATTAAGCATATCTTTCATAGAAACTAAAGGCATTTGATTTCCTCCTACAAGTGGATGTTATGATTTTTAAAGTTAATTCTTTCTAGATATTCCCTAAAACCAAAGTAGCATACGCTTATAAATCAGAATATCTCTCCTCTTTTAGCATATCAATACATCAAAAAAACAGCAACAATTACACTATTCCAAGCCCCAAATTTTATTCCAAAAAAACACGGCCCATCTAAAAAAAGATAGCCGCGGCAATTTCCCCGTCAATATTATTAAATTTTCAAGACCATTAACTTGATTGAATCGGTAAGTATTCTCGAACGGCCTTTCTAATATCATCAATATCAAACGGCTTTGCAAAGTGTGTCATTGCCCCTAAATCCTTTGCTTCCTGAATCATATCAAGTTCACCATATGCCGTCATGATTATGACCCGGATGTCCGGATCGACGACCTTCATCCTTTTCAAGATCTCGATGCCATCCATTCCCGGAATCTTCATATCCAGCAATACAAGATCAGGTGAATGATTATTTAGCACTTCCAAGGCTTGAATGCCATTAGCCGCTTGAAATGTTTCATACCCTTCTTTATGTAAAACCTCGTTCAATAAAATACGGATCCCGAATTGATCATCAACAATCAATATTTTCCCTGGCATTTTATCACCTCTCCCCTTTCCGATTCATCAATAAAATATATTAGCCTATTCGGCCATATTACCCGAAAAAGGGTAGTTACATAGATTGCGTCACTTGAGGTCCAACGCATTTATTCCATCATGATTTCTATGTTCTATTCGATAATTGTAACAAAATTCCTGCTATATGGCTAAAAGGAATTTTAATTTTTTTGTTTTTTCGACCGATTTAGTAAATTCAGCCTTTCCGGACCAAAAGCCCTGAAACCTGTCAATGCAAAGGAAAGTCCTTTATAATAAGTATATTATTTTTTAAAGGAGTCCCGGATCATGTTAAAAATTTTCTCGACACAGATAAGCGGTTTATTTAAAAAGATGATTGAAAATGAGGCCTTTGAAATGGAGGATGCCGGACGCCTGCTCGCTCAGGCTGCGGTTGGGGACGGTTCTGTGTTCATTCACGGTTTTGGTGAAATGCAGGGCGTCACTGCCGAGGCTTTGAATGGGGCAGAACCCTTTCCCAAAGCAAAAACATATGAATTAGGGGAAACCATTTCCAGGGAAGATCGATTTCTTATATTCAGCCGCCATTCGGACGATTCGGAAGCATTGATGCTGGCAAAACAACTCAAGGAAAAAGATATACCATTTGTTGCAGTTTCTACATCCGTCCCTTCTGAGGAAGATTCTCTTTTGGAGTTGGCTGACGTTCATATTGATTTACGCATCCAACGGGGATTGATTCCCGACGAAACTGGAAATCGATATGGGTACCCTACCCTCATTGCCGCTCTTTTCGCTTATTATGGGATTAAATTCACTCTTGAAGAAATCATAAAAGAATATGAAGATGAAGAATGATATCTTCATCCTAAACAAAAAAAACAGCCACATGGGCTGTTTTTTTATTTATTAAAGATTTTTGCCGTACTTTAATGACATACCGACAAAGTCACGGAATAGCGGCTGTGGACGGTTAGGACGTGACGTGAATTCCGGATGGAATTGAGATGCCACAAACCAAGGATGATCTTTTAGTTCAACGATTTCAACTAGACGACCATCTGGACTTGTACCTGAGAACACGAATCCTGCCTCTTCCATAGCTTGACGATAGTGGTTATTGAATTCATAACGGTGACGGTGACGTTCATAAACAACCTCGTCATTATACGCTTCATATGCTTTAGTTCCTTCGATAAGCTTACATGGATACAGACCAAGACGCAGTGTTCCGCCTAAGTCTTCTACATCCTTCTGCTCAGGAAGAAGATCGATGATCGGATCTGGAGTATCTTCTTTAATTTCAGCTGAATGCGCTTCTGGCAATCCCAGGACGTTGCGTGCATACTCAATGGACGCCAGCTGCATGCCTAAGCAAATTCCGAAGAATGGTTTTTTTGTCGTGCGGGCAAATTCGGTCGCTGCAATTTTCCCTTCAATTCCACGATCTCCAAATCCGCCAGGGACAAGGATTCCATCTGCATCTTGAAGAAGTTCAGCAACATTTTCTTTAGTTACGTCTTCGGAATTCACCCAGTCGATTTCAACATCTGCATCAAATGCGTAACCAGCATGCTTAAGTGCTTCCACTACAGAAAGATAGGCATCTTGCAATTCAACATATTTTCCGACTAAGGCGATTTTCGTTTTCTTCGATAAAGAAGTAACCTTTTTGACTAGTTCCTTCCAATCTTCCATGTCCGCTTCGCCACAGTCCAATTGCAAGTGATCACAAACGATTTGGTCCATATTTTGTGCTTGAAGCGCAAGAGGGATGGAGTAAAGCGTATCCGCATCAAGACATTCGATAACAGAATTTTTATCGATATCGCAGAATAAAGCGATTTTATCCTTCATATCTTGTGAAATCGGGCTTTCTGTACGTGCAACGATGATATTTGGCTGAATGCCCAGACTGCGTAATTCTTTTACACTATGCTGTGTCGGTTTTGTTTTCATTTCACCAGCAGCTTTGATGTAAGGAACCAATGTACAATGGATATACATAACATTATTGATGCCGATATCACTCTTGATTTGGCGAATCGCTTCAAGGAATGGAAGAGACTCGATATCCCCAACAGTACCGCCAATTTCAGTGATGACTATATCGGCATTCGTTTCATTACCTGAACGGAAAACGCGTTCTTTAATTTCATTCGTGATATGGGGAATGACTTGGACCGTTCCACCCAGATAATCGCCACGGCGTTCTTTCCTCAGGACGGTTGAATAAATTCTTCCTGTAGTCACATTGCTGTGTTTACCAAGGTTGATATCAATGAAACGCTCATAGTGCCCCAAATCCAAATCCGTTTCAGCACCATCATCCGTTACAAACACTTCACCATGTTGATATGGACTCATCGTACCAGGATCCAAGTTGATATAAGGGTCAAACTTCTGGATCGT
This window encodes:
- the glpX gene encoding class II fructose-bisphosphatase, producing the protein MERSLSMELVRVTEAAALNSARWMGRGKKDEADDAATTAMRDVFNTIPMQGTVVIGEGEMDEAPMLYIGEKLGTGLGPLVDVAVDPLEGTNIVASGGWNALAVLAIADKGNLLHAPDMYMDKIAVGPEAVGQIDINASVLDNLKAVAKAKNKDIQDVVATVLNRDRHSKIIHELREAGARIKLINDGDVAGAINTAFDLTGVDILFGSGGAPEGVIAAVALKCLGGEIQGKLVPHSDEEVARCVKMGLDLGKVLRMEDLVRGDDAIFAATGVTDGELLRGVQFKGHYGETQSVVMRAKSGTVRFIDGRHSLKIKPNGLID
- the rho gene encoding transcription termination factor Rho, which gives rise to MNLTISNLENMKLKDLYEHAREYKVSYYSKLSKKELIFAILKAQAEQDGLLFMEGVLEIIPSEGFGFLRPINYSPSSEDIYISASQIRRFDLRNGDKVSGKVRPPKENERYYGLLHVEAVNGDNPESAKERVHFPGLTPLYPNRQIKLETTPKNLSTRIMDVLAPVGFGQRGLIVAPPKAGKTMLIKEIANAITTNHPESELIVLLIDERPEEVTDIERSVAGDVVSSTFDEVPENHIKVAELVLERAMRLVEHKRDVIILMDSITRLARAYNLVIPPSGRTLSGGIDPAAFHRPKRFFGAARNIEEGGSLTILATALVDTGSRMDDVIYEEFKGTGNMELHLDRALAERRIFPAIDIRRSGTRKEELLIPKDRLDKLWAIRKTMSDSPDFSEKFLRRLKQTKGNEEFFSKLDEEMSEMKKGPASVKRS
- a CDS encoding CTP synthase, with protein sequence MTKYIFVTGGVVSSLGKGITAASLGRLLKNRGLNVTIQKFDPYINLDPGTMSPYQHGEVFVTDDGAETDLDLGHYERFIDINLGKHSNVTTGRIYSTVLRKERRGDYLGGTVQVIPHITNEIKERVFRSGNETNADIVITEIGGTVGDIESLPFLEAIRQIKSDIGINNVMYIHCTLVPYIKAAGEMKTKPTQHSVKELRSLGIQPNIIVARTESPISQDMKDKIALFCDIDKNSVIECLDADTLYSIPLALQAQNMDQIVCDHLQLDCGEADMEDWKELVKKVTSLSKKTKIALVGKYVELQDAYLSVVEALKHAGYAFDADVEIDWVNSEDVTKENVAELLQDADGILVPGGFGDRGIEGKIAATEFARTTKKPFFGICLGMQLASIEYARNVLGLPEAHSAEIKEDTPDPIIDLLPEQKDVEDLGGTLRLGLYPCKLIEGTKAYEAYNDEVVYERHRHRYEFNNHYRQAMEEAGFVFSGTSPDGRLVEIVELKDHPWFVASQFHPEFTSRPNRPQPLFRDFVGMSLKYGKNL
- a CDS encoding DUF2529 domain-containing protein — its product is MLKIFSTQISGLFKKMIENEAFEMEDAGRLLAQAAVGDGSVFIHGFGEMQGVTAEALNGAEPFPKAKTYELGETISREDRFLIFSRHSDDSEALMLAKQLKEKDIPFVAVSTSVPSEEDSLLELADVHIDLRIQRGLIPDETGNRYGYPTLIAALFAYYGIKFTLEEIIKEYEDEE
- the rpmE gene encoding 50S ribosomal protein L31, producing the protein MKTGIHPNYKLSKVICSCGNTFETGSVKEEIKVETCSECHPFYTGRQKFAEAGGRVDRFNKKYGIK
- a CDS encoding UDP-N-acetylglucosamine 1-carboxyvinyltransferase, encoding MEKLKIAGGYPLKGSIRVSGAKNSAVALIPATILADSPVTIEGLPDISDVQMLKALMEEIGGEVSFDEGEMTVNPSRMISMPLPNGRVKKLRASYYLMGAMLGKFKKAVIGLPGGCHLGPRPIDQHIKGFEALGAQVTNEQGAIYLRADELRGARIYLDVVSVGATINIMLAAVLAKGRTVIENAAKEPEIIDVATLLTNMGAKIKGAGTDIIRIDGVESLHGCKHTIIPDRIEAGTFMILAAAVGEGILIDNVIPQHLESLTAKLREMGINIEAGDDQIFVSPGEKYKSVDIKTLVYPGFPTDLQQPFTSLLTKASGSSMVTDTIYGARFKHIDELRRMNAKIKVEGRAAIVDGPVQLHGAKVKASDLRAGAALVIAGLMAEGITEVTGLEHIDRGYSHLVEKLSGLGATIWREEMTQEEVEQLKS
- a CDS encoding response regulator; protein product: MPGKILIVDDQFGIRILLNEVLHKEGYETFQAANGIQALEVLNNHSPDLVLLDMKIPGMDGIEILKRMKVVDPDIRVIIMTAYGELDMIQEAKDLGAMTHFAKPFDIDDIRKAVREYLPIQSS
- a CDS encoding class II fructose-bisphosphate aldolase, giving the protein MPLVSMKDMLNKALDEKYAVGQFNINNLEWTQAILAAAEQEKSPVILGVSEGAARHMGGFKTTVMMVQGLLEDMKITVPVAIHLDHGSSFDKCKEAIEAGFTSVMIDASHHPIEENIETTKKVVEFAHARNVSVEAEVGTVGGQEDDVIADGVVYADPQECEQLVKETNVDCFAPALGSVHGPYKGEPNLGYKEMEEVRDLTNKPLVLHGGTGIPTKDIQKAISLGTSKINVNTENQIVFTKAVREILNNDSEVYDPRKFMVPGREAIKETVIGKIREFGSNGKA
- the fsa gene encoding fructose-6-phosphate aldolase, producing the protein MKFFIDTANMEEIKQAHELGVLAGVTTNPSLVAREKGVSFHDRLKEITSLVKESVSAEVIALDFEGMMAEAKELVAIAPNITIKVPMTPDGLKAVSALTKQGVKTNVTLIFSANQALLAARAGATYVSPFLGRLDDIGQNGLDLISDIADIFAIHDINAEIIAASIRHPMHITEAALKGAHIATIPYKVLMQLFHHPLTDKGIEAFLNDWNSRTEA